In Sediminispirochaeta bajacaliforniensis DSM 16054, one DNA window encodes the following:
- a CDS encoding tyrosine-type recombinase/integrase gives MIHGLRYHRNAPHSITGTTAELLSIVDTYAPPQLSFARLVPTYQVLLRLFYCCGLRLSEGCFLRRSCVDLIDGVLHILQSKGNKDRIVFMSRDVCHMCIVFDEYRDGIIPNRQWFFPGGKGDRPFEKTSLDRKFAQFWNKTAFTSRVDRKPTIQSLRHTFVVNKMNEWMEDDVDTGIMMPYLSRYLGHSSIAETQYLSIYHAAVPLKTNLLFFTIIKNSANAMSESNVERFMAKYANEARAQCISVPSKVHPYMFRRTRATQLLRHQNNKPKSQFG, from the coding sequence GTGATACATGGCCTCCGGTACCACCGCAACGCCCCACATTCTATCACCGGAACAACTGCAGAGCTTCTCTCGATAGTCGACACCTATGCGCCGCCCCAACTGTCATTCGCGCGTCTGGTCCCGACCTATCAAGTACTGCTCCGTTTGTTCTACTGCTGCGGTCTTCGCCTTTCGGAAGGTTGTTTTCTCCGACGGTCGTGCGTAGATCTGATCGACGGAGTGTTGCATATTCTTCAATCCAAGGGAAACAAAGATCGCATTGTGTTTATGAGTAGGGACGTCTGCCATATGTGCATCGTATTTGACGAGTATAGGGATGGGATAATTCCTAACCGGCAATGGTTTTTTCCGGGAGGAAAAGGAGACCGACCGTTCGAAAAGACTTCACTTGATAGAAAATTCGCTCAATTTTGGAACAAGACAGCCTTTACCAGCAGGGTAGATCGAAAACCGACTATTCAGAGCTTACGGCACACCTTCGTTGTCAACAAAATGAACGAATGGATGGAAGACGACGTTGATACCGGCATAATGATGCCCTATCTCAGTCGATATCTCGGGCACTCATCGATTGCGGAGACTCAGTACCTTTCCATCTATCACGCTGCAGTTCCCCTGAAAACGAACCTCCTGTTTTTCACCATCATCAAAAACTCGGCAAACGCTATGTCCGAAAGCAACGTTGAGCGATTTATGGCTAAATATGCAAATGAAGCCCGCGCTCAGTGTATTTCTGTTCCCTCCAAGGTGCATCCGTACATGTTTAGAAGAACCCGAGCTACACAACTCTTGAGACACCAGAACAACAAACCCAAAAGCCAATTTGGATAG
- a CDS encoding MFS transporter, whose translation MKTWENNTILFLAGQAVTLFGSTVVQMAIIWFVTKQTSLGKWVAIFTICSYLPQFLISFVGGVWADRYDRKRVIIGADAVIALVTLGMFLLMPYIADDVHQNMLLYALLVMSVVRSFGAGVQTPAINAVLPSIVPATELMRFNGINATFQAVMQFASPAAAGVLLSYSSIRYALLVDVVTAAIGVSMCLFVAIPQITSEGKGDAVPETNASDTKQTFLPT comes from the coding sequence ATGAAAACTTGGGAAAATAATACAATTCTTTTTTTGGCGGGCCAGGCTGTGACATTGTTCGGGTCGACGGTTGTACAGATGGCAATAATCTGGTTTGTGACGAAGCAAACTTCGCTCGGAAAGTGGGTAGCCATATTTACAATCTGTTCGTATCTGCCTCAGTTTTTGATTTCATTTGTAGGCGGTGTATGGGCTGACCGATATGATCGTAAACGCGTCATCATTGGTGCGGATGCCGTTATTGCACTTGTTACGTTAGGCATGTTTTTGCTTATGCCGTATATTGCTGATGACGTACATCAGAATATGTTGCTATACGCCCTGCTTGTTATGTCTGTAGTGCGTTCTTTTGGCGCCGGTGTCCAAACCCCGGCTATAAATGCAGTGTTGCCATCGATAGTGCCAGCAACCGAACTCATGCGATTCAACGGAATAAACGCAACTTTTCAGGCAGTTATGCAATTTGCATCCCCAGCAGCTGCAGGCGTGCTACTTTCATATAGCTCCATCCGGTATGCACTGCTGGTGGATGTTGTAACCGCCGCGATAGGCGTCAGCATGTGTCTATTCGTGGCAATTCCACAGATTACCTCGGAAGGAAAAGGGGATGCTGTACCGGAAACAAATGCTTCTGACACAAAGCAAACCTTTTTACCGACATGA
- a CDS encoding helix-turn-helix domain-containing protein, with the protein MIQEKFRFIKPCSALEKYIRYHWILHSNAKISQLTFPIGCMQLVFHKGTPLYVSTSGSLQSYATVSGQTNYPSYLKSSGNLKMFVTVFEPYAAGCILKLPCNLLYGCEVAVKDLDDRSLNGLAERIIETENDDICIKLIELWLLQRISESFDDLNTNRVRSVVREMNQNPFVSLQKLSEVTNLSRKQFNRIFTDMLGMNPKEFYRIVRFQRALSMMQKKTNTVDHFSDIACACGFSDQSHMIREIKTFSGLTPLQLVKEGFLYSDYFSQPI; encoded by the coding sequence ATGATTCAAGAAAAATTTCGTTTTATTAAACCATGCAGCGCACTCGAAAAGTATATTCGCTATCACTGGATTTTGCATAGTAACGCCAAGATATCCCAACTTACGTTTCCAATTGGCTGTATGCAGCTCGTTTTTCACAAAGGAACACCTCTTTACGTTTCTACATCCGGAAGCTTGCAGAGCTATGCAACCGTCAGCGGACAAACTAATTATCCGTCGTATTTAAAATCTTCAGGTAATTTAAAAATGTTTGTTACGGTGTTCGAACCGTATGCAGCAGGTTGCATTTTAAAACTGCCGTGTAATCTTTTATATGGTTGTGAGGTTGCTGTGAAAGATTTAGATGACAGGAGTTTGAATGGACTTGCAGAACGAATCATTGAAACAGAAAATGATGACATTTGTATCAAGTTGATTGAGCTATGGCTTTTGCAGCGTATTTCTGAATCGTTTGATGACTTAAATACGAATAGGGTTCGTAGTGTTGTTCGGGAAATGAATCAAAATCCGTTCGTAAGCCTTCAAAAACTGTCGGAAGTAACAAATCTGTCACGAAAACAATTTAATCGTATTTTTACCGATATGCTCGGCATGAATCCGAAGGAGTTTTACCGTATTGTTCGTTTCCAACGTGCACTTAGTATGATGCAGAAAAAAACGAACACTGTGGATCATTTTTCTGACATAGCGTGCGCCTGTGGCTTCTCTGACCAGTCGCACATGATAAGAGAAATTAAAACATTTTCCGGGCTGACACCGCTGCAACTTGTCAAAGAAGGCTTTTTATATTCAGATTATTTTTCACAGCCTATATAG
- a CDS encoding IS66 family transposase: MGEEVSEKLEIRHNPVINMDETRVQVHREHKREDSSNSDIWVAIGGDPKRRIVRYLYATSRGACLAHIRKKFVEATKIKKKIGAVHEAVSKIAKIYRPEKELREKELPAEAFLAARRDAIGPLLEDFAAWLNKKSTVAPSSQLGKTITYAKGQWNKLSKFLDHEALTPDNNASLSSRYCYRRPFNLAITVSFSIQIGFWVCCSGVSRVV, from the coding sequence ATTGGGGAAGAGGTCAGCGAAAAGCTGGAGATTCGCCACAATCCTGTCATCAACATGGATGAAACCCGGGTGCAGGTACACCGAGAGCACAAAAGAGAGGACAGCAGCAACTCCGATATTTGGGTAGCAATCGGAGGAGATCCAAAGAGGCGAATCGTGCGCTATCTCTATGCGACATCACGAGGTGCTTGCCTTGCACACATCAGGAAAAAGTTTGTTGAAGCGACAAAGATAAAAAAGAAAATCGGAGCCGTCCATGAGGCGGTAAGCAAGATTGCAAAAATCTATCGACCAGAGAAGGAGCTGAGGGAGAAGGAGCTCCCTGCCGAAGCATTCCTTGCAGCCCGGCGCGATGCAATTGGACCATTGCTTGAAGACTTTGCTGCCTGGCTGAATAAGAAAAGCACTGTTGCTCCATCCTCCCAGTTGGGAAAAACGATAACCTATGCAAAAGGCCAGTGGAATAAACTCAGCAAGTTCCTCGATCATGAGGCGCTGACGCCTGACAACAATGCGAGTTTATCCTCACGATATTGTTATCGTAGACCGTTTAATTTGGCCATAACGGTCTCGTTTTCTATCCAAATTGGCTTTTGGGTTTGTTGTTCTGGTGTCTCAAGAGTTGTGTAG
- a CDS encoding ABC transporter substrate-binding protein gives MKRKSLSACLLVLSLLLLGTVGIGASGSQEKDVASEKGGPIEITFWSLFTGGDGEFFDAMVDEFNRTHDDIVMTTDTVKFDNYYTKLTTALTSQNAPDVVVIHRSKLLNYVPSGTLYPLDDVLKSVNAPMDDFIPAALEPCTFDGKIYSLPLDVHALIMYYNKDLFRQAGIDKVPVTYEEFVATAKKVQDKTGAMGAAIDNTTATYKAYTLTRLFMSFMEQQGGSVLTEDLSAADFNNEMGEKALQALVDMVHKYGITESGLDYDSSVAAFKLGKAAIHINGVWATGSFEKQEGLDFAAVPLPAMLGKPAAWSGSHTLAIPAKKEMSNEKLAAAVEFMLWMTERGDLWAKAGHIPIRKSVSDNPNFQSLPHRKDYAAAAASSFAAPRTVAWDEIYNNLSDSLELAVASGQDVKTALAEMEKMVNSIIASY, from the coding sequence ATGAAGAGAAAAAGCTTGTCGGCATGTCTGCTTGTACTGTCGCTGCTTCTTCTGGGTACTGTCGGCATAGGCGCGTCCGGTAGCCAGGAGAAAGATGTTGCGTCTGAAAAAGGGGGCCCGATTGAAATCACTTTCTGGTCTCTGTTCACCGGTGGTGACGGTGAGTTTTTCGACGCCATGGTTGATGAGTTCAACCGGACCCATGATGATATCGTTATGACAACCGATACCGTTAAGTTTGATAATTATTATACCAAACTTACAACTGCATTAACATCACAGAATGCTCCGGATGTAGTCGTAATTCACAGAAGCAAACTTCTGAACTACGTGCCTAGTGGAACACTATATCCACTTGACGATGTACTGAAAAGTGTAAATGCTCCCATGGATGATTTTATTCCCGCAGCACTGGAGCCCTGCACGTTCGACGGAAAGATCTACTCGCTTCCGCTGGATGTGCATGCTCTAATCATGTACTACAATAAAGACCTTTTCAGACAGGCCGGTATAGACAAGGTGCCCGTCACCTATGAAGAATTTGTTGCGACGGCTAAAAAGGTTCAGGACAAAACAGGGGCCATGGGTGCCGCTATCGATAATACTACTGCAACCTATAAGGCCTATACCCTTACCAGGCTGTTCATGTCGTTCATGGAGCAGCAAGGTGGAAGCGTGCTGACGGAAGATCTTTCCGCTGCCGATTTCAACAACGAAATGGGTGAGAAGGCGCTTCAAGCCCTTGTCGACATGGTCCATAAATACGGGATAACGGAAAGCGGTCTGGATTATGATTCCTCTGTCGCCGCATTCAAACTCGGAAAAGCCGCAATTCATATTAACGGCGTCTGGGCTACCGGCTCATTCGAGAAGCAGGAAGGATTGGATTTTGCCGCGGTACCGCTGCCGGCAATGCTGGGGAAACCCGCCGCATGGTCCGGATCCCATACGCTTGCTATTCCAGCTAAAAAGGAAATGAGCAATGAAAAACTGGCGGCCGCCGTCGAGTTCATGCTGTGGATGACCGAGAGGGGGGACCTCTGGGCGAAGGCCGGCCATATTCCCATCAGGAAATCCGTCTCAGACAACCCCAATTTTCAGTCTCTCCCCCACAGAAAGGATTATGCAGCTGCCGCCGCATCGTCTTTCGCTGCTCCAAGGACAGTCGCATGGGACGAGATCTACAACAACCTTTCCGACTCTCTGGAGCTGGCCGTTGCATCCGGACAGGATGTAAAAACGGCTCTTGCCGAGATGGAAAAAATGGTCAACTCAATTATCGCTTCTTATTGA
- a CDS encoding MarR family winged helix-turn-helix transcriptional regulator: MGIQRFNEIHQINYLTSEMEALYHQASLKLGITDSVSIVLYTIYDTGENCLLSDIYKKSGISKQTVNSAVRGLETDGILYLKPYTGRAKKIVLTEKGKDYVNKTVATLYEAEIQAFKSWSTEEINTYIHLMEKYADCFRKQIDAL, from the coding sequence ATGGGTATACAGAGATTTAACGAAATTCATCAAATAAATTATCTGACTTCAGAAATGGAAGCGCTTTATCATCAGGCGTCCTTGAAGCTGGGCATTACAGATAGCGTTTCTATTGTTTTGTATACGATCTACGACACAGGAGAAAACTGCTTACTCAGCGATATTTATAAAAAATCGGGAATCAGCAAGCAAACAGTCAACTCGGCTGTCCGAGGTTTAGAAACTGATGGCATTCTATATCTGAAGCCGTACACAGGCAGAGCAAAAAAAATTGTCCTAACAGAAAAAGGTAAGGACTATGTGAATAAGACTGTGGCGACGCTCTACGAAGCGGAAATACAGGCTTTCAAATCCTGGTCAACAGAAGAAATCAACACCTATATCCATCTGATGGAAAAATATGCGGATTGTTTTCGTAAGCAAATAGATGCTTTATAA
- a CDS encoding MFS transporter: MLLYGIALTMTQTAATTLIQENTETSMQGRVFGLLSSAYALFLPMGMAAFGPLADAMSMKIIMIASGSILVLLGGTVYIAKAD; the protein is encoded by the coding sequence ATGCTTTTATACGGAATTGCTCTTACCATGACTCAGACAGCTGCCACAACGCTGATTCAGGAAAATACAGAGACCTCGATGCAGGGGCGGGTGTTCGGATTACTCAGTTCCGCATACGCGCTTTTTCTTCCTATGGGAATGGCAGCTTTTGGTCCTTTGGCAGATGCAATGTCTATGAAAATAATAATGATAGCATCTGGATCGATCCTCGTTTTACTCGGCGGAACAGTATATATCGCTAAGGCAGATTAA
- a CDS encoding LacI family DNA-binding transcriptional regulator, with protein MNVKLSDIARITGFSINTVSRALRGDSRISGQTSRLICSKAEELGYIRNEVAGSMRSSRTNTIGVVSADSSNPFFAEVLLGIEDAARKMNYSILLINTEEQAENEYDAVKLLIGRQVDGLIIIPVFDDPKNLSMYESLGIPYIFAGRRVKGLEAHSILHGDEEGSSEVFSYLLETGHERIFYLAGPGRISNSVDRLEGMKRAFREKGRVFDADLVVETRGHIDDGYSEMNRALNKGLEFTAVACFNDLVAMGVLKSLHENGLCVPEDIEVFGYDNLNMAQYMQPRLSSVDVPKARLGQAAVEELMLHIEDGNRPYNTLEMKPRLVFRETTKR; from the coding sequence ATGAATGTAAAACTTTCGGATATCGCCCGTATTACGGGTTTTTCGATAAATACTGTATCAAGAGCCCTGAGGGGCGATTCCCGAATCAGCGGGCAAACCAGCAGACTGATCTGCAGCAAAGCGGAAGAGCTGGGATACATCAGAAATGAGGTTGCCGGAAGTATGCGTTCCAGCAGGACCAATACAATCGGGGTTGTGTCTGCTGATTCCTCCAACCCGTTCTTTGCGGAAGTCCTTCTTGGAATAGAGGATGCAGCCCGAAAGATGAATTACAGTATCCTGCTTATCAATACTGAGGAGCAGGCAGAGAATGAATATGATGCAGTCAAGCTTCTTATCGGCCGCCAGGTGGACGGTCTTATTATTATTCCCGTATTTGACGATCCTAAAAACCTGAGTATGTATGAATCGCTGGGTATTCCGTACATCTTTGCGGGAAGGCGCGTCAAGGGGCTTGAGGCACACTCGATTTTGCACGGAGATGAAGAGGGTTCCTCGGAGGTGTTCAGTTATCTGCTGGAAACCGGCCACGAAAGGATTTTTTATCTTGCCGGGCCGGGCCGAATAAGCAATTCGGTCGACAGGCTGGAAGGCATGAAGAGGGCTTTCAGGGAAAAAGGGCGGGTCTTTGATGCAGACCTTGTTGTTGAGACAAGGGGGCATATAGACGACGGCTATTCGGAGATGAACCGGGCGCTGAACAAAGGGCTGGAATTTACGGCAGTCGCATGTTTCAACGATTTGGTTGCGATGGGTGTGCTGAAGTCGCTCCATGAAAATGGATTGTGTGTACCGGAGGATATTGAGGTTTTCGGTTACGATAATCTGAATATGGCGCAATACATGCAGCCCAGACTCAGTTCCGTTGATGTTCCCAAAGCAAGGCTGGGACAGGCTGCTGTAGAGGAGCTTATGCTGCATATTGAAGACGGAAACAGACCGTATAATACCTTGGAAATGAAACCGAGGTTGGTTTTCAGGGAAACTACCAAAAGGTAG
- a CDS encoding carbohydrate ABC transporter permease, whose translation MAIPGNKDTRDGVLFSLPFVLIYLFLLVFPIIFGLCISFYKWDILSSRKFIGLGNYISLFKDKTFYTSLWHTFQFVFMTTPILMVAGFLMALFVNSKSLLRGAGENIFFIPYVLSITVIGTLWAWLFQKNYGLFNQLFMLLGHAKVGWLTDPQKAMWSVSAATIWWTAGFNMILFSAGMKQISAEVYESARIDGAGYFRILKDITIPLLRPTIVLCLLLQIIASFKVFGQVFVMTGGGPYGKTRVLIQYIYENGFTYFKMGYSSAMAYVLFLLIMVISVVYYKIMGRDK comes from the coding sequence ATGGCAATTCCCGGCAATAAAGACACCAGGGACGGAGTTCTGTTTTCTCTACCCTTTGTTCTGATATACCTGTTTCTGCTTGTATTTCCGATTATTTTCGGACTTTGCATCAGCTTCTATAAATGGGACATCCTGTCCAGCAGAAAATTCATCGGTCTCGGAAACTATATAAGTCTGTTCAAGGACAAGACCTTTTATACATCGCTGTGGCATACCTTCCAATTTGTTTTTATGACAACACCGATTCTTATGGTTGCAGGTTTTCTAATGGCGCTTTTCGTTAATTCGAAATCGCTGCTGAGAGGAGCGGGGGAGAATATCTTTTTTATACCCTATGTTCTGTCGATAACGGTTATTGGCACGCTTTGGGCATGGCTCTTTCAGAAGAACTACGGCCTGTTCAACCAGCTTTTCATGCTTCTCGGTCACGCCAAGGTCGGATGGCTTACCGATCCACAAAAGGCCATGTGGTCCGTCTCGGCGGCCACTATATGGTGGACGGCCGGATTCAACATGATCCTGTTCTCCGCCGGAATGAAACAGATATCTGCCGAGGTTTACGAATCGGCCCGAATAGACGGGGCCGGATATTTCCGCATTCTCAAGGACATAACGATCCCGCTGCTGCGACCTACGATAGTTCTTTGCCTGCTTCTCCAGATAATAGCCTCGTTCAAGGTTTTCGGGCAGGTCTTCGTAATGACGGGAGGAGGGCCTTACGGAAAAACCCGGGTCCTCATTCAGTATATCTATGAAAACGGGTTCACCTATTTCAAGATGGGGTATTCCTCGGCAATGGCCTACGTTCTCTTTCTGCTCATAATGGTGATTTCAGTTGTCTATTACAAGATAATGGGGAGAGATAAATGA
- a CDS encoding GNAT family N-acetyltransferase has product MKIQLSDRFTYGKLIRFSLPSIAMMIFTSIYSVVDGFFVANYTGTTAFSAVNLIMPFLMIVATVGFMFGTGGTAIVANTFGAGDKERANRYFSLFVYVAFILSVLFATLGFVFIRSIATLLGAKGELLGHCIVYGRIILMTLPFLVLQLLFQSFFVAAEKPHLGLLVTGAAGVTNMVLDAVLVILLPPEYKLAGAAIATAFSQLIGGVIPLIYFSQKNNSILRLGKTSFDGKAIFKACTNGSSEFMSNVSMSIVGMLYNIQLLKFAGENGVAAYGVMMYVSMIFAATFIGYSIGVAPIIAYHDGAKNHNELKGLLKKSLHLLGISGIVMVTAAQLLAVPLAQIFVGYDKELADLTVSGFRIFAIAFPFMGFAIFGSGFFTALNDGLTSALISFLRTLVFEVSAVLILPMIWGIDGIWLSIVVAEVMAVVFTAIFLIVKRKKYHYSAKGASYMNLTLLPVSQEDLANYKKDMQEAFQKGAAAEFSDFDAEILPKEDIDHSLNSKGAIAFKAMVDGEMVGGAIVIIDEETQHNHLDFLYVKYGTQSRGVGQAIWKELEKLHPDTKVWETVTPYFEKRNVHFYVNRCGFHIVEFFNPQHKDPNTPEDMVGGDYFFRFEKQMR; this is encoded by the coding sequence ATGAAGATACAACTTTCAGATCGTTTTACCTATGGCAAACTGATAAGATTTTCACTTCCGTCCATTGCTATGATGATCTTTACATCTATTTACAGCGTGGTGGACGGTTTCTTTGTTGCTAACTATACAGGCACAACTGCATTTTCTGCAGTCAATCTGATCATGCCCTTTTTGATGATCGTGGCAACCGTTGGCTTCATGTTTGGTACCGGAGGAACCGCCATTGTTGCCAACACCTTTGGTGCTGGTGACAAGGAGAGGGCAAACAGATATTTTTCTCTGTTTGTGTATGTGGCTTTTATTCTTAGTGTCTTATTCGCTACATTAGGATTTGTATTTATTCGTTCGATTGCCACACTGCTTGGCGCAAAAGGCGAGCTTCTTGGGCATTGCATTGTTTACGGACGAATTATTCTTATGACGTTACCGTTTCTTGTGTTACAGCTTCTGTTTCAGAGCTTTTTTGTAGCAGCGGAAAAGCCTCATCTCGGTCTTTTGGTGACGGGTGCAGCCGGTGTCACCAATATGGTTTTGGATGCGGTTTTGGTGATTCTCCTGCCGCCGGAATATAAGCTGGCAGGTGCAGCTATTGCCACAGCATTCAGCCAGCTTATAGGCGGTGTTATTCCTCTTATCTATTTTTCTCAAAAAAACAACAGTATTCTTCGCCTTGGCAAAACCAGCTTTGACGGCAAGGCTATTTTTAAGGCTTGTACCAACGGATCTTCCGAATTTATGAGTAACGTTTCCATGAGTATCGTGGGAATGCTCTATAACATACAGCTTCTGAAATTCGCCGGAGAAAACGGCGTGGCAGCCTACGGTGTCATGATGTATGTCAGCATGATTTTCGCGGCTACCTTCATAGGGTACTCTATTGGAGTAGCCCCCATCATCGCTTATCACGACGGTGCAAAAAATCACAACGAGCTAAAGGGCCTTTTAAAAAAGAGCCTTCATTTACTTGGCATTAGCGGCATCGTTATGGTAACTGCCGCACAGCTGCTGGCTGTTCCGTTGGCACAAATATTCGTGGGCTACGACAAGGAACTGGCAGATCTGACTGTTTCCGGGTTCCGTATTTTCGCCATTGCATTTCCCTTTATGGGTTTTGCCATTTTCGGTTCAGGCTTCTTTACTGCACTGAATGATGGACTAACCTCCGCTTTGATTTCCTTTTTGCGTACATTGGTGTTTGAGGTCAGCGCCGTTTTGATTCTCCCGATGATTTGGGGAATTGATGGTATTTGGCTTTCCATTGTTGTGGCTGAAGTGATGGCGGTTGTTTTTACAGCAATATTCCTTATCGTAAAGCGGAAAAAGTATCATTATTCTGCAAAAGGAGCGTCGTACATGAATTTAACGTTATTACCTGTAAGTCAAGAAGATTTGGCAAATTACAAAAAGGATATGCAAGAGGCTTTCCAAAAAGGAGCAGCAGCGGAGTTTTCTGATTTTGATGCAGAGATACTTCCCAAAGAGGATATCGACCATTCATTAAATAGCAAAGGGGCAATCGCTTTCAAAGCGATGGTAGATGGTGAAATGGTCGGTGGGGCCATCGTTATAATTGACGAAGAAACACAACACAATCATCTTGATTTTCTCTATGTAAAATATGGAACGCAGAGTCGTGGTGTGGGACAGGCTATTTGGAAGGAGCTTGAAAAGCTGCACCCTGACACAAAGGTTTGGGAAACTGTTACCCCATATTTTGAAAAGCGAAATGTTCATTTTTATGTGAATCGCTGTGGCTTTCATATAGTGGAATTCTTCAATCCGCAGCACAAAGATCCCAACACACCCGAAGACATGGTAGGCGGAGATTATTTCTTCCGTTTTGAAAAGCAAATGAGGTGA
- a CDS encoding carbohydrate ABC transporter permease: MKKKILFIVALVVLVLWIFPLVWLAITSLKLEEDVLTDVFRIFPKHPTLQNYAKAFSSTYILKWLWNSTVVSVVTMILTLAVDAPIAYAMAKIKFRGRQILFWFVMAGMMIPFQVIIIPLYLQFNSYGLVNTLSAAILPRLALPIGIFILKQFFEGIPDELEEAAFIDGSGRGRIFTTIILPLGKSALATVMILSFINAWNDFLWPLIAISDTAKYTITVGIANFQGVHGTDYSLIMSGAVIASVPQFVFYFIFRKKIVEGIAMTGIKG, encoded by the coding sequence ATGAAAAAGAAGATTCTGTTCATTGTCGCTCTTGTTGTTCTTGTGCTATGGATCTTTCCGCTTGTCTGGCTTGCAATAACCTCGCTTAAGCTGGAGGAGGATGTCCTTACTGACGTATTCCGCATTTTCCCCAAACACCCGACCCTGCAGAACTATGCCAAGGCGTTTTCTTCAACCTATATACTTAAATGGCTCTGGAATTCCACGGTTGTTTCTGTGGTAACGATGATCCTTACGCTTGCCGTAGATGCGCCCATCGCATATGCAATGGCAAAGATCAAGTTTCGTGGAAGGCAGATCCTTTTCTGGTTCGTAATGGCCGGAATGATGATCCCCTTCCAGGTCATCATAATACCGCTGTATCTACAGTTCAACAGCTACGGACTTGTTAATACGCTTTCCGCAGCCATTTTGCCAAGGCTTGCACTTCCTATCGGGATATTTATTCTTAAGCAGTTTTTCGAGGGGATCCCGGATGAATTGGAGGAAGCAGCATTTATAGACGGAAGCGGCAGGGGGCGTATTTTCACGACTATCATATTACCGCTTGGGAAATCCGCGCTGGCTACCGTCATGATCCTGTCTTTCATAAATGCATGGAACGATTTTCTCTGGCCGCTTATAGCAATATCCGATACGGCAAAATATACAATTACCGTCGGTATCGCCAACTTTCAGGGAGTCCACGGAACGGATTATTCGTTGATCATGTCAGGGGCGGTAATCGCGTCCGTACCACAGTTTGTTTTCTACTTCATTTTCAGAAAGAAGATTGTTGAAGGAATTGCAATGACAGGGATCAAGGGGTAG